ATTGAAGTGGCAGTCAAATAACGGAGTCGAGAACTCTTGTCTTTCAGTACAACCATTAATGCTGCTAATAATAAACTAGCTAAAGCTATTTGCCAAATGGAATGAATGAGTGTCCAACCAAGTGTTTGAGCTACTTTCCCGTTCAAAATAGTTTCAAAGGTATTCATAGTTATTTACCTCCTTCTAATTGGTCTAAAAGTTGACGAATTTGGTCGAGCTCTTCCTTTGAGGTTTGTGAACTTCCTAATGCATGCATTACCAGTTTTGATGCTGAACCTCTAAATGCAGTATCTAAAAACTTATCAACTAACTCTTTCTGAATGTCATGTTCGCTAACTGCCGCATCGTAAATATGGGTCCGGTTGCTATCATTCCTGGTAAGCATCTCTTTACCATGCATTATTTGCATAAGTTTAAGAGTGGTGGTATAACCAGTTTCTTTTTTTTCGTTCAGCTGTTCATTGACAAAGCGAACCGTATTAGAACCATGTTGCCACAGCACTTGCAATATTTCTAATTCTGCGTCGGTAGGTTTCGAAATCTTCATATGCATTAAACGTTAAATTGAAGTACGAATTATTTCGTATATTAAATATACGAAGAGTTTCGTATTTAAAAGCGTTTACTACGAAATGTTTCGTAACAAAAGTGTTGTGTGGTTGATAATCAGTGTGATATCGGTGTGGTGCACTCTCGAACACTTGATTTCAGCATAAATAAACTAGTTGTTTTATATAGCACTAATAGAAGTTTCTTTTGAGTGAATTATAATACTTAGCGAGTTAACGAGTAGTATAATGAGGTTTAAGAATAAGATAACCCAAAATCCCCATACTACATTATCCCCCCAATATAGAAATAAACCTAAAAGAGCAGTTGTTATTATTGAGAGCTTAAATAATGTTTTAAGGTTTTTGTTTTTTAACACTAAAGCGAATGAAATAATACTAAGGAAAAAGTAAATGGCTATGCTGGATTTATTGAAATATCGATAGGTGTATCCAATTATTGAATCGTTTTTACCATCGGGCGTCAAAATCAATTTTAAATAATCTCTTGCAGTTTTAGCTGAATCAGGCTGAACCTCTTTTGGCTTGTAAGGCTTAGTCGATGTTGTATCAACTGCATAGCCTGTTGAATCAATAGCTGTATCAATGATTTTTGTAGAATCAATAGTAATTCTATTCTGACTATTTTCAACTTTTCTAGACTCCATTACTGTACATGATTTGATCGCAGGTAAAAAGAAAGTAACCATTAACAAACCATAAAGTATTTTAGAAATATTTTTTAACAACATTTTCATGCTTAAAAAAAATTAGTTTAAAGTCGTATTTAACCATTCACTTTTTCTTTTTTTAGTCTATAGCCATACTTTCTATAAAGCAGATAAGCTATCAATCCAAGTAGAATCACGCCCCAAAGTTTCATAATAAACACGGTAAGGTCAGCCAAAAGCTCAAAGCCGCTTATGAAAGATTCTTTAATGCGGTAGCTGAAGCTAGGCTTGTACTGGTCGATATTGTCCGTATTAGCAATGAGAACTTTACTTACTAGTAGGGGTTGGTAAACAGAAATATTAATAGTGCTGTAATTGATTTGATCTTTAAAGCTTAGGTTAGAAAGTTTAGCATTATCAGCTTCATATTGTCTGTTAAGCAGCGTTTCCTCTGCAGATGTTGTTTCGCCTAACTTCTGCCCTTTGTTATCAATAGCATTGGTTAAGCGATTTTCACTTTTATTGATCCGTTGTTGAGTCAGGTTATTGGAAAGCAATTGCAAGTTAACGTCATCAGCTTTAATGATGCGGTAATCAAGAAAATCAACCAATTTGGCAATTTCTCGTAACGTAGTATCCATTTTAGTGTTTGGAACCCGAATAATCAAATGATTGGAAACTGTAAAATGTTTAATTTCTACCGATGAATCAGCGCTAACTTTTGTAACTGTGGAATAATCA
Above is a window of Solitalea lacus DNA encoding:
- a CDS encoding BlaI/MecI/CopY family transcriptional regulator is translated as MKISKPTDAELEILQVLWQHGSNTVRFVNEQLNEKKETGYTTTLKLMQIMHGKEMLTRNDSNRTHIYDAAVSEHDIQKELVDKFLDTAFRGSASKLVMHALGSSQTSKEELDQIRQLLDQLEGGK
- a CDS encoding DUF4349 domain-containing protein yields the protein MKKFQQLILSTVLTCLIAGCGQGHKEESLAVSADSTSTVSPTATESLNSTKRQFIRSSELKFKVKDVAKATYRIEEITTQNGGFVTLSNLSSDVDYSTVTKVSADSSVEIKHFTVSNHLIIRVPNTKMDTTLREIAKLVDFLDYRIIKADDVNLQLLSNNLTQQRINKSENRLTNAIDNKGQKLGETTSAEETLLNRQYEADNAKLSNLSFKDQINYSTINISVYQPLLVSKVLIANTDNIDQYKPSFSYRIKESFISGFELLADLTVFIMKLWGVILLGLIAYLLYRKYGYRLKKEKVNG